In the genome of Parus major isolate Abel chromosome 2, Parus_major1.1, whole genome shotgun sequence, one region contains:
- the ECI2 gene encoding enoyl-CoA delta isomerase 2, mitochondrial isoform X2, protein MQVSQKDFQKAQEQLKLLKKDPGNETKLKLYALFKQATEGPCNAPKPGMLDFVKKAKWDAWNSLGNLSQDDARQKYAELVSSLVSAESASQKKEASPEEGRHDGYETLIVTTKNNITKIMFNRPDRKNAINHQMYREIIKALEEAGKNDSTIAVITGNGDYYSSGNDLNNFTNVQPGEMEKMAKDGAVLLKEFVGHFIDFPKPLIAVVNGPAIGICVTVLGLCDLVYASDRATFHSPFSQLGQSPEGCSSYLFPKIMGLAKASEMLLFNKKLTAAEACAQGLVTEVFPDSTFQKEVWARLEAYASLPKNSLAVSKQLLRSVEKEKLHAINSRECEVLTERWLSDECINAIVSFFQRKPKL, encoded by the exons gCTACTGAAGGTCCCTGCAATGCTCCAAAACCAGGTATGCTGGACTTTGTCAAGAAAGCCAAGTGGGATGCATGGAACTCCCTCGGCAATTTGTCTCAG GATGATGCCAGACAGAAATATGCTGAACTTGTCTCAAGTCTGGTCTCTGCAGAATCTGCTAGCCAGAAGAAAGAGGCTTCTCCAGAAGAGGGCAGACATGATGGCTATGAAACTTTAATAGTTACTACCAAAAACAATATCACAAAGATAATGTTTAACCGACCTGATAGGAAAAATGCCATCAACCATCAG ATGTACAGAGAAATTATCAAAGCACTtgaagaagctggaaaaaatgaTTCTACCATAGCAGTTATTACTG GAAATGGAGACTACTATAGTAGTGGAAATGATCTGAATAATTTCACTAATGTCCAGCCTGGTGAAATGGAGAAGATGGCAAAAGATGGAGCAGTATTACTCAA AGAGTTTGTGGGCCATTTTATTGATTTTCCTAAACCACTGATTGCAGTGGTAAATGGACCAGCTATTGGAATCTGTGTAACAGTCCTTGGTTTGTGTGACCTTGTCTATGCTTCTGACAGG gctaCGTTTCACAGCCCATTTAGTCAACTTGGGCAGAGCCCTGAAGGATGTTCCTCTTACCTGTTTCCAAAAATTATGGGCTTAGCCAAG GCAAGTGAGATGCTGCTTTTCAATAAAAAGCTGACTGCAGCAGAAGCCTGTGCCCAGGGACTTGTGACTGAAGTCTTCCCTGACAGCACTTTTCAGAAGGAAGTTTGGGCAAGATTAGAAGCTTATGCAAGCCTCCCcaaaaat TCCTTGGCAGTGTCCAAGCAGCTGTTACGAAGTGTGGAAAAGGAGAAGCTCCATGCAATCAACAGTAGAGAGTGTGAAGTGCTGACGGAGAGGTGGTTGTCTGATGAATGTATAAATGCTATTGTCAGCTTCTTCCAGAGGAAACCAAAACTCTGA